The sequence CGTTTAGCTGTTCAGGATGCGGGTCTTGAAAAAGGAGCCATCGATGGTTTATTAATCGGTCCGCAAGTGGGTGAAACGCCCCAACATTTACCTGCAACGGTCTCGGAATACTTAGGGATTCAACCAACCATGTCAAATGTGGTTGACCTTGGTGGCGCAACAGGCGCTGGAATGGTTTGGAGAGCGGCAGCAGCCATTGAAGCCGGCATGTGTGAAACGGTTGTTTGTGTTCTTGGCAATAAGAATGAAAAAGGGAATGCTTTACGCTCCCCTAACCGTAATCCGATTCGGGAATTTGATGTTCCGTTCGGTGCATCGGGAGCGAATACTTCTTATGCCTTGCTTAAGCAAAGACATATGGCGGAATACGGGTCCACCCAAGAGGACTTTGCACAGATTGCTTACTGGGCACGGAAAAATGCGCAGCTCAATCCGAATGCAATTTTCTATGGCAAGCCCGCTTCTGTCGAAGACATATTAAACTCACCGATTATTGTCGATCCTATGCATTTACTCGAAATTGTGATGCCTTGTGCAGGTGCTGCAGCAGTAGTCGTTACGGCGGCGGAACATGTTTCTTCCAACCGACATCGACCGGTCTATTTAGTGGGTGCAGGTGAAAAGGTTACTCACCGCGCTGTCAGTCAAGCACCTTCTTTAGAAGCAGCACCTTTAAGCTTTGCGATTCCACACGCTCTGGAGCAAGCCGGTCTTTCTATTAATGAGATGGATCTACTTTCACTCTATGATTGTTATACAAGTGTAGTTGCACAAACTCTAGAAAATGCTGGATTATGTGCTCCAGGACAATTTGGTTCTTGGATGAAGGATCACTCCTTCGGTCATGATGGGGATTGGCCATTAAATACACATGGCGGACAATTAGGATTTGGTCAAGCCGATCTTGCTGGCGGAATGTCTCACATTATCGAGGCTGTACGACAATTACGTCATGAAGCCGATCAGCGTCAAATAGCTAATGCCCAGCACGCACTGATCACTGGGAACGGAGCAACATTAAGTGAAGCGGCCGCTTTAGTATTGGGGGTTAAATAAATGCAAGACATATTTGAAAATTTGTCCGTACCTGGTCCTACCATTACTCCTGATTCCAAACCTTTCTGGGACGGAATTGCGAGACATGAATTTCTTTTGCAAAAGTGTAAGGATTGTAACGAATGGATCTTTTATCCGCGAAATATATGCCCGCATTGCTGGAGCAACCAGTTAGAATGGCTGCCCGCTTCTGGAAAGGCAACCCTGAAAACATGGTCGATTGTCCACCGTCCAGGACACCCGGGTTGGCAAAGTGTTGCGCCGTATGTGCTTGGGGTGATCGAATTAGAAGA is a genomic window of Niallia sp. XMNu-256 containing:
- a CDS encoding thiolase family protein encodes the protein MSKRRVAKAAIIGIGELKPVRYSEGMTTLGFIAEAVRLAVQDAGLEKGAIDGLLIGPQVGETPQHLPATVSEYLGIQPTMSNVVDLGGATGAGMVWRAAAAIEAGMCETVVCVLGNKNEKGNALRSPNRNPIREFDVPFGASGANTSYALLKQRHMAEYGSTQEDFAQIAYWARKNAQLNPNAIFYGKPASVEDILNSPIIVDPMHLLEIVMPCAGAAAVVVTAAEHVSSNRHRPVYLVGAGEKVTHRAVSQAPSLEAAPLSFAIPHALEQAGLSINEMDLLSLYDCYTSVVAQTLENAGLCAPGQFGSWMKDHSFGHDGDWPLNTHGGQLGFGQADLAGGMSHIIEAVRQLRHEADQRQIANAQHALITGNGATLSEAAALVLGVK
- a CDS encoding OB-fold domain-containing protein; protein product: MQDIFENLSVPGPTITPDSKPFWDGIARHEFLLQKCKDCNEWIFYPRNICPHCWSNQLEWLPASGKATLKTWSIVHRPGHPGWQSVAPYVLGVIELEEGPTMLTHLLVDSHEELKIGLPLQISYTKINDVWLPFFKTNNN